The stretch of DNA atgttggccaggctgttctcgaactcctgacctcaggtgatccgcccgccttggcctcccaaagtgctgggattatagatgtgagccactgcacccggcctcgcCCACCTGACTTCTATACCCAGCCAGAGCCTCGAGGCTCTAGCCCCTCCCTCAGGGCCCCTCAGCTGAGCCCTTGCCCACCCCTGTAGCTGGAGGAGGCCCAGAAGCAGCGGCATGACCGTCTTGTGGCTGGGCAGCAGCAGGTCCTGCAACAGCTGGCAGAAGAGGAGCCCAAGGTGAGGCCATGGGCGAACAGGTGGGCAGACGGGGTGCAAGGCAGCCAGGCCTCGCCTGTGATGCCCATCCTTCTcccacagctgctggcccagcTGGCCCAGGAGTGTCAGGAGCAGCGGGCGAGGCTCCCCCAGGAGATCCGCCGGAGCCTGCTGGGCGAGATGCCGGAGGGGCTGGGGGACGGGCCTCTGGTGGCCTGTGCCAGCAACGGTCACGCACCCGGGAGCAGCGGGCACCTGTCGGGCGCTGACTCGGAGAGCCAGGAGGAGAACACGCAGCTCTGAACTGGCTGAGCGAGGTGGCCACAGGGCCAGGGCGGGCGCTGGGTGGAGGGCAGGAGGCAATGAcactaatgctttttttttttttttttaactttttatctagaaattttatttttttaaacccgGGGCAAGTACCTCAGCTAACTCCCTTCATCCTCCTGGGgcccctccttcctgccctcaGTCTTAGGTTAGGGCCTTGGTCAGGGCTTTGCTCCCTGTGACACCCACACCCTCGAGCTAGCAGCGTCTCCTCCCTTCCCCGGGAGAGCTGGCTGGAGACTTGGAGCTCCGGGAAGTAGgagtcacatttttttctctattctttggggattttttttacATGAATAAAAGTGGATTTCAGGGACCCTGTGTGCAGTGTGATTTGGGGTGACAGGACTCTGGGCcctaagtttcctcatctataaaatggactTTGGGCATTTGGTGGGGTTGAGGTCACGCCTCCAGCCAAGGGCTGCTGGGTTGAACCTGAGCTTGCCCTGCCGAGTCTGCTGAGCTTCCGTGGCCTTCTGCTTGTGCCCTCTGCCCCCAAGCCGCTGTTCCTGTTCCCCCATCCCCATGACTTTCGTCTCTCCGAGGCTCTCCCTGTTCTCTCTTTTCTGAGGCTCAGGCCTCTgcttcaggaagccttccctgcccCGCTTCCTGTGGCCTGATATGACCCAAACGCCTAGTATCTTCCGCTGGGGCTGCTCTGGGCCCCCGACAGGCAGTTGACTCTATCAGGTGATGGATCGGCCAGGGTGGAGCAGGGCAGCTCAGAACCTGCCCAACACCGGGGGACCTGGGTCTTCAGAAATAGGTGGGCAGTAGGCCTGCCTGTGACTCTGGGGGAAGGGAAGTGGACAGTCACAGACACGCAGGGGCTGGGCCACCCAGCATCCCCTCATCCCTGTGAGGGAGATGTTatgcctgttttacagatgaggagactgaggcccggAGCCATCTGTCGTGTGCTAGGCCACAGCTAAGTCAAGACGTCCTGACCTGGAGGCAGGGCAGGCCTGGACCCTCCGTGGTGGACTGTCTTCAGCCAGCCTGGACCTGTCCCATGCCTCAAGACCAGCGAAAAGTGGCAGAGAGCCCACAGTGCGGGCTCCAGGGCGGGGCTGGGCTCGCAGCAGGGTCGGCTTGGCACCTCTTCAAGGCCTCTCCCAGCTTCCTGGCTCTTCCCAGGCTGCCCGCCTGCATCCCTCCTCCAGGGGAAGGCGGCCTCTTATCTGGGCTTATCTCCTGCCAATTGAGTAtcttctttgctttgtttttgctgcaGCCTCAGGCAAACAGATGGGGTGGGGAGGCCAGGGAAACAGGCTCCGGAGTAGGGCCCTCCTCCCTCAGGGTCAATGCAATGGCCCCAGACTTCCTCACTTCTTCTGTGGGACGCTGCCCTATCCCCCAGTTCTGCTCACTCCAGTGTATTCCGTATCTAGGCTCCTCAGCAGCCAACTCCCACCTTCCTGACTCTAGCTGGTGTCCACTGAGGGACACACTCCAAGTCAGTTCCCAGGTCCTCAAATACCAGCTGAATGTCTAACTTCTGGGTGTGACATTCCAGCCCCTAGAAGCCTGGCCTCTGCTGCTCCCCTGTCCTTCCATGGGTCCACTCCTCCTTGCGCCGGGGGGGATGACCCTCACCTCACCTTCCGGTCGCAGCTCTAGCTGCCTCCTCCCTGAAGCCCTCTCTGACTGCCCTGCCGATTCCGGGCCCTCGGGAGCTTCCGCGAGCAGGGCCGTGGCGCAATGCATCTCTGTGCCCGGCACCAAGAACCGGCCCGGGTTATAGGGGGCGCCAATAAATCTTTCTGGAACGGAGCCCCCGCTCTGTCCGGGTCCCCGCATGAAGCCTCAGTTTCCAGCGACCGCGCTGCTGCCAGCCTGGCTCAGCCGCTCCCTCCCGCCCCGCGAGGTACCCGGGCGGCGCTGGCCCCGGGCCGGCCACACAGTAGCTGCTGGAAAGGGCTGACCCAAATAGGAGCGAGTGACCCTCTCTGGGGGGCCGCGGCACGGTTTGCAGAGCGCGGGATCGGGCTGCCGGCAGCGCTGCGGTCCCAATGCGCGTGCTGGGGACTTGGACCTGGGCCGCGCAGCCCAGGCCCGCGAGCCGCCGCGACCCCTTCCGTCTCTGTCGCTGGATGTCAGGCAGAGCCTAAGTTTCCCTCGTAAGACAGCGGCCTCTTTTGAAAGTATCCGTGAGAGCACTACCCCGGCCTGCCGGAGCCCCAGTCGACGCACAGAAAAGCCTCGGCGGCACAGACGCGGGCTTTATTAACATTTGGTAGTGAGCACGGCCCCCAGGGCATCGCGGGGGCTCGGGTCCCGGTGACGCAACGGTTAAACCTGGCTCGCGACTTAGCGCAGGCGCCTGGGGGAAAGCCCGGAGCCTGAGGGCGGGGCCACGGAGCCACTTCCGGCGGCTGTGGGCGGAAAACCCAAAACTTCCGATGGGACCAAGCCTTCCGTGGCTTCACACGCACCGGAAGGGAATCTGGGTCAGCCCTCCCTCCAAAGGAGACAGCACGGATCCTCTTTTTGCATAGGCCTGAGGGAAGTACTTCCGCCCATATTCAAGATGGCTGCCCAGGGCAGTGGGAACGGGTGGAGTTTCGGGATGTGGAGCGAAGGTCACTGGGAGGGGGCGGAGCTTCCCCTGCCCAAGTTCCGATCCCACCAGGACTGGAAGACTCGCGTCCAGCTGGAGCTTTGCCGCATCTGCGTTGCTGTGCCCGCGCTCTTCGGGCGAGGAAGTCCCTTCTGGTGGAGGGAGAAAAGGGTTACATGAGTTAGATTACCATGGCAGCTCGAGCCAGGCTCTCCACTTCCGTGAGCCTTCCTCTAAGTGAGATCGGGGGGGAGATAATGAAGGCCACAACTCCCAGGAGGCTCCACGCCGGGCGGTCAGGGACGCTCGCGAGGACGCATGGGCCCCCAGGAATGGGAACTGGTTAGATCCCAGGAACTCCGTGCCGGAGACGGGAAGAGAGGATGCCTAGGGCCCTAAATGGAAAGGCCAGAGCTGGAGACCTAGCACCCAGAAGATGAGACCGCAATTCGAGAATCAAAGGGCCGGGAGCgatggtgagcgcctgtaatcccagcactttgggaggttgaagcgggaggatcctttgaggccaggagttccaggctgcagtgagccgtgatcgcaccactgcactccagcctgggcgacagagcgcacAGGTGCCAGCAAGGAGCACAAATACCAGCATGCCTGGTCTTCCAAGAATTCGGGGAACCCAGGAGCTTTGGCCTGGAGTGGGATCTAGACTACAGATCCCAGCATGCCctgtgagacacacacacacacacacacacacacacacacgcctggAGTGGGATCTAGACTACAGATCCCAGCATGccctgtgacacacacacacacacacacacacacacacacacacacgcctggAGTGGGATCTAGACTACAGATCCCAGCATGCCCTGtgactgacacacacacacacacacacacacacacctggagtGGGATCTAGACTACAGATCCCAGCATGCCCTGtgactctctcacacacacacacacacacacacacacctggagtGGGATCTAGACTACAGATCCCAGCATGCCCTgtgactcacacacacacacacacacacacacacacacacacacacacgcctggAGTGGGATCTAGACTACAGATCCCAGCATGCCCTGtgactctcacacacacacacacacacacacacacacacacacacacgcctggAGTGGGATCTAGACTACAGATCCCAGCATGCCCTgtgactcacacacacacacacacacacacaccaggcgGGGGAAGAGCTGGGGAGTGGGGGCGGGGAAGTCTTGTGACTACAAATCCCAGAATGCTCTGGAGCTAGGAAGGAACAGGACGGCTTTGGGGAGGGGTCGTGGGACTCCAGATCCGGGCGTGCCTTGGGACAAGGCAGGGACAGACCGGCGGGGGGCGGCCTGGTACTTCAGGTCCTGGCACGCTGGGGACTGGCGCTCACCTTAAAGGAGTCCACAAACTCGTCACTCATCCTCCGGAGCTCGCGGCCATAGCGCTGTGCTGCCCAGAGGTTGGGGGGCGCCGAGCGCGAGCGGCCCCGAAAGGGGCTGGGCTCCTCCCCCATCCCTTCGTCGTCCTCCGTCCCCGCGGGGTAGGAGCTGTGGCGACTCCGGATCTCCACAGCCCCAGCGCCTGCAGAGGGTCAGTGGGTAGGGGGGCGACGTTAATCTCAGCTCCTCTAAGCCCCTGGCCCTGCCTGAACCCTCCCCATCAGCTCTGCAGGCCCACTCGTGGGTCTTCCAGGGGCGCATCACAGCCCACCTCTCAGAGCCCCAGTCCCTTGTATGTGAATCGAGGGGAAGCTCAGGGGCCTTTGGTGAAGATTTAGGTTAACTTCTCATTAATCCCACGAATCCTTACCGAGTGCCAATAATGGGTGAGGCCCTGTGCCTAGCACAAAATAAGGGCATAAGAAATACTAGTtacatcacaaggtcaggagatcgagaccatcctggccaacatggtgaaaccctgtctctactcaaaacacaaaaattagctgggcatagtggcacgtgcctatagtcccagttactcgggaggctgaggcagaagaatcgtttgaacccaggagggagaggtcgcagtgagccgagatcacgccactgcactccagcctgggcgacaggctttttttctcaaaagaaaaaaaaaaaaagcaagaagtaTTATTAGTGCAAGACCTTCATGGGGCCTCCTGGCAACCCCTGGGTTGGTAGCTATTTCATAGTGTCTGTTCTACATCGGAGGAAGCCAATCCCTTGGATAGGAAAGTGTCCTGCCACAGCCGGCAGGATTGAATGCCTCCTCTGCAAGGGACCTGCAGAGCCCCTGGAGAACAAGAACTTGGCCGCTACATGTCCGCATCCCCCACAGAGCCTTCTCTGGAGACAGTGTCTGGAACTGTTGACGTTTTTAGGTACCATTGATGGTGCACTTACGTGTAGGCCGAGACATTCCCTTATTATCCTCCTAACCACCCTGGGAGGTGAGTACCAAACATGCTTAGGTGAGAAGACAGAAGCTTAGAGAGTTAAGACTTGCCCAGTTTCTGTGAAGCTGTGGAGGCCTGAGGCTGGAAGGTTCCAAAGGTTTGGTGGAATCCAGAGTCCAGTGATGATCAGCGGAGCTCTGTGTCTCTCCCCTTGTCTAGCCAGCCTTCGACTCTCTTAGCCTGTGTCCTCACCTTTATGAGGGGATAATCCTAGCCCTGACTCCCAGTGGCTGTGTGAAcatcacataaaattaaaaaatgtgaaagtgctttgtggcTGGGCGTGAttcctcacgcctgtaatcccagcactttgggaggctgaggcaggtggattgcttgagttcaggagttcgagaccagcctaggcaacattgcaaaaccccatctctattaatttaaaaaattaataaaagaaggccagacgtggtggctcacgccagtaatcccagcactttgggaggccaaggcaggtggatcacctgaggtcagaagttcgagaccagcctggcctcaaactctggtgaaactccgtctctactaaaaatacaaaaattagttaggtgtggtggttcacgcctgtagtcccagccactcaggaggctgaagcaggagaactgctttaacccagtgggtggaggttgcagtgagccgagattgtgccactgcactccagcctgggtggcagagcgagactctgtctcaaataataataataataacaaaagaaaaaagaaagtgctttgtaGGCTGCAAGTGCACTATGGGTTATTATTCAGAGGCCCGCCTACTATGGTCTATTTGAACTGTGCTCTGTGCCATCTCCCAACTCCTGCCAACTCCACTCCTCTACCCAGACCGATAAAGACTTAGAACCACTCCCCTGAGCAAACACTCAGAGTGcaatgacagagtgagaagcaggtggggggctgggcgcagtggctcacgcctgtaatcccagcactttgggaggccgaggttggggagatcacgaggtcaggagtttaagaccagactgaccaagatggtaaaaccccgtctctactaaaaatacaaaaaaattagccaggcgcggtggcaggcacctgtaatcccagctactcgggaggctgaagcagaagaatcgcttgaacctgggcagcagaggttacagtgagccaagatcacgccactgcacccatctcaaaaaaaaaaaaaaaaaaaaaaaaagagaggcaggTAGGGAAACATGCTGGGTGTTTATGGCAAGATATGTCTGTCAGGGAGGCTCTTTGGAGGAGGTAAATTACAGGCCAGGAACTGAAGGCGGGGGATAACCATTGGAATGTCTCTTCTCCCCTCAGAGGACCTGAGGACCTGGCCTGTGGGCCAGTGCAGGGCCTCCAGGGGTCCCAGCTAGGACACATAAATGAGACACATGACTAAGAAAGCAAGtaggtggccgggtgcggtggcttacgcctttaatcccaacactttgggaggccgaggcaggcgcatcacgaggtcaggagatcgagaccatcctaacacggtgaaaccccatctgtactaaaagtacaaaaaattagctgggcatggtggctggcgccttagttccagctactcgggagggtgaggcaggacaatggcgtgaacccgggaggcggagcttgcagtgagctgagatcacgccactgcactccagcctgggtgacagagtgaaactctacctcgagaaaaaaaaaaaaagcaagtaggcgcagtggctcacgccagtaatcccaacactttgggaggccaaggcaggtggatcacttgaggccaggagttcgagatcagcctgacccaacatggcaaaaacccatctctactaaaaatacaaaaaaaggccaggtgtggtggctcacgcctgtaatcccagcactttgggagcccaaggcaggtggatcacgaggtcaggagttcgagaccagcctgacccacatggtgaaaccctgtctctactaaaaacacaaaaattagccaggtgtggtggcgcgagcctgtaatcccagctactcaggaggctgaggcgggagaatcacttgaacccaggaggcagaggttgcagtgagccgagattgcaccactgcactccagcctgggtggcagagtgagactctgtctcaaaaaaaaaaagaaactagccaggcatggtggtgtgggcctgtagtcccagctactagggaggttaaggcacaagaatcacttgaacctgggaggcggaggttgcagtgagctgagatctcaccattgcactccagtctggcagtctgggagacagagtgagactttgtctcaaaaaaaaaaaaaaaaaaaaaaagcgagtaAGGGAACGAGAGGACGGAATCCGGAAAGGCCTAGGGTAAGATAGGCTGTGATCAGAGTGCCTGGGCATTCTGAGCATCACCAAAGCCCAGAGCTGCCCCCAGGTCAGGTGGGGATACCTCAAGACCCTGGAGGAGTGAGGTGGCAGTGGGGAGAGGCATACTAGGTCAGGAGTAAAGATTACAGATGacagccaggcgtggcggctcatgcctataatcccagcaccttgggaggctgaaggattTCGGATAGGGGCAGGAGAGCCGGGAACAGAAGGGGCACTGACGGAACAGGCCTGTCTGCAGAGTAATTTCCAGTTCTGTGGTGCGGTGACTGTGGAGCAGGGGTCAGCTAGGTGGGCCAGGCCCTGGCCACATTCCTGCTCTGACCTTAGCCCATTCTCCAACCCTTTGGGGCCCCAGtgtcttctgtgaaatgggggcaGTTCCCCATCTGCCAGGATCGCCATGACAACAAATGAGAGCAGGAAAGCCCCCTACCGGCCCCTCATAGCCTGAGGCCTCTGAGAGTCCCAGCCAGGTGAATATCCAGCTCTCCCtgttgtacagatgaggaaacagaggcagaggTTAAGAACTTGCCTGAGGCCGTGTGGCTGGGACAGCCTGCTTAGCCACCTAAATACGCAGGAAACGGCAGCTGTTCTCCTCCACTAGCTCTGAGTGGGGCCACAGGACCACTACGCTTGCCGGACACAAGGCCCCACAGGTGGAAGGTGAGTGACTTGCACCCAGGCACTTGGCCTGGGCACTGCCCCTTGCCCAGGGATCAGAACAAGCAGAAGACACTGGGCAGGTATGGTGGATGGTCGGAAGCCCTCcctgtgtattcattcatttgatcctTGCCACACCCTATCAGGGAGGTTCCTCATGgttgccattttacagaggaagaaactaaggcagagagcataggtaacttgcccaaggtcactgatCTAGtaggtagcagagctgggatcccAACCCAACCAATGTGGCTTCAGGGGCTGTGTGCTTAGCTGTCATGCCCCAGGCTCCTTCCAGCTGTACCTTGGGCTGCCTTGGAGGCCTAGGCTGGGGAAGGCCCCTTTGGGCCTTCTGCTAGCACCAGTTCTGCCAGGAACCTGTCCTATGGGGTGGGAGTTTTTCACCAAATTCGTGGACTTAGCCAAGCTAGTTGTTATCAAGATGATACCCATTTGTGTAAattgaattatatatatgtaaatacaaatatacatatatttatgtgtgtgtgtgtgtatatatttgtgtgtgtgtgtgtgtatatatatatatatgtatttttttttttttagagggagtcttgctttgtcacccaggctggagtacagtgatgtgatcttggctcactgcaacctctgctcaccaggttcaaatgattctcctgcctcagcctcctgggtagctgggattacaggtgcccgccaccatgcccagctaatttttgtatttttagtagagacggggtttcaccatgttggtcgggctggtctttaactcctgacctcaggcaatccaagtgcctcggccccccaaagtgctgggattacaggcgtgagccacggtgcccagccctaaattgaatttttaaaaagtgttctattTACAGGGAAAAACCCTGGGGGAGTGTCTGTGAATTCCCTGGGGGAAGGagagggctggggcagggcctgggccagACTCTCCCTTctctggggaagggaaggggtgtGGCTCCTCCTTGGGTGTGAACGTGGGTGGGTGCCCAGGCCTGCCCACTCTTGCCATCCGCCTAGAGCCTGGCCCGGAGCTGGGTGTGGAAGTGGAGGGTAGTGGCTGTGGCTAGAAGTGCCCCAGGCCCCAGCATGGCACCTCTAGCTTTACATTCTCTGCGTGTTGGGCTTCTGAGTCAGCGGCTGGGGCGGACATCCCTGCTGATGCTTCCGCGAGCATCCCTGCACTGGGATTTTCAGAGTCCTCAGATTCCCAAGAAGGAGAATACGAAGTTctccctgttttatagatgaggaaacagaggcacactTAATTACAAGACACTTGcacactgaattgcacacttaatTAAAACAGTGGTGTTCCAGACCGTTTGGAGCAGTGAAGCTCTGCCATCAGGCAAGGGCTGGGTTTGGATCCTGCCCCTACCACATGCCGACCACACACAATCTGCTGCCGGGGGAGGCTGACGTCAGTGGCCAGCACAGTGGCCAGTGCTGCCACCCCACCCTGGGCAGACACTCGCAGCCTGTCCGCCTCCGGCACCTGTAGGCCTCAGCCTTGACTATAGCCTTCCGGTACAGAAGCCCCTTCAGGCCTGCAGAGAACACCCCCAACCTTGCTCAGAGCTCATAAAATCAGAAAGTACTCTAAAGTTGGcaaatgtttcctttttgtttttaaaaaacagcgacagggtctctctctgtcacccagactggagtggggtggcacgatctcagcttactgcagcctcaaaatcctagGCGCAatcgatcttcccacctcagcctcctgagtagcttggactacaggcatcaccatgcccggctaattttttaatttaaaaaatttttagagaagtgtcttgccatcttgcccaggctggtctcgaactcctgagctcaagtgatcctcctgccttggcctcccagagtgctgggattacaggtatgaaagGCTGGCTGGCAAATGTTTGTtcactttcttttcccttttcctaaGTTAGctgaaaatgttttctataaaGGGGGTTCAGTGGGCCACGTGGTCTCTGTGACAACCACTCACCTTTGTGGCCAGAGCTGAAAGGAAACCATAATCAATGTGTAAATGAATACACTGCACCTTGCTGTGTTCCACTAACACTTTCTTTAGGGAccttgaaatttgaatttcatagaaTGTTCACGTTACAAAATATAGTTCTTTGGATTTTTGtccataacttaaaaatataggcccaatgtggtggctcatgcctgtaatcccaacactttgggaggccaaggcaaaaggactgcttgaggccaggagttcgagaccagcctgagcaacacagaaagacccttgtctctacaaaaattaaaataaaaaaattagccaggcatggtggcgtgcgcctgtagtcccagctacttaggaagctgaggtgggaggatggctggagcccagaaatttgaggctttataaatatataaagccaaGAATGTACATaaaggcaagaaaatcacttgaacctgggaggtagaggttgctgcgaggcgagattgcaccactgcactccagcctgggcgacagagtgaggctccatcttggaaaaaaaaattatatatatatatttatatataaatatatatatacataaataataacaatGGCAGTTCTAATAATAAGAGCCGCAAACACTTAGCCCCTCCTCTGCGCCAGGCACTGTTTCCAAGCACTTTTCCTATATTAACTCATCAGGTCCTCGCCACAGCCCTGCGAGGTGGGACTAGTTCTATTCccgtttacagatgaggaaactcaggcagATGGAGTTAATTAACCTGCTCAAGCTCAACCTGCTAGGAAGGGTAGAGCCACGTTTGAACCCTGCAGTCTGGCCCAGGGGCTAGCACTGGGCTGCTTCTTTCTGCCTCTCCACTGTCCACACCTGTTTCAGACACTGGGCTGTGTGGGCTGTCACAGCACAAGGTGGCTGCAGTCCCTGCCCTGGGGACACCTCAGCCATCCAGCAGGGGGGCCTGGTGGCAGGGACTATGAGGAGTGACCGAACCAAGTGTGAGTTGCTCTGCGCAGGTAGAGAGGGCAGAGGCCCCGTGGCTCTGGCGGGGCACTGGCACTTGCTGATCTTTTCTGGGAAACCACTTGCTTTTGGAGACACTGAAAACTAAATCAAAAGGTTAAGAAATCCAGCTCTGTCCTCACCTGGCAGCTGTCTTCTCCCGCAGCCCTCTTTCCTACGGGTctgcagctggggctggggggaggtGTCGTCCCTGGCCTGTGCAGAATGTTACTCC from Homo sapiens chromosome 11, GRCh38.p14 Primary Assembly encodes:
- the BAD gene encoding bcl2-associated agonist of cell death; this translates as MFQIPEFEPSEQEDSSSAERGLGPSPAGDGPSGSGKHHRQAPGLLWDASHQQEQPTSSSHHGGAGAVEIRSRHSSYPAGTEDDEGMGEEPSPFRGRSRSAPPNLWAAQRYGRELRRMSDEFVDSFKKGLPRPKSAGTATQMRQSSSWTRVFQSWWDRNLGRGSSAPSQ